From a region of the Sphaerodactylus townsendi isolate TG3544 linkage group LG09, MPM_Stown_v2.3, whole genome shotgun sequence genome:
- the LRATD2 gene encoding protein LRATD2, which translates to MGNQMEKLTHLNYKEVPTADPTGMDRDEGPRIGVSYIFSNDDDELEPQQDSRVPGLSREHPASVPYDPRLHEVECSVYYRDECVYQKSFSGDDTQPAEVDGSGAGPLATYTPENLLNKCKPGDLVEFVCQAQYPHWVVYIGDFQVVHLHRMEVVNGFLTDASQGRRGRIANQLYRYKPLSPAAVVQNALDQVGCKDQDLSWRNSECFAAWCRYGKREFKIGGELRIGKQPYRLQIRLGDKRSHTLEFQSLEDLIMEKRRNDQIGRAAVIQELSSHLQPAEEEDRPDPGAQTAAE; encoded by the coding sequence ATGGGGAACCAAATGGAGAAACTGACCCACCTAAACTACAAGGAAGTTCCTACAGCCGACCCGACGGGCATGGACAGAGATGAGGGCCCAAGGATTGGAGTCTCCTACATCTTTTCCAACGACGACGATGAGCTGGAGCCTCAGCAGGACTCGAGAGTTCCGGGTCTAAGCCGGGAGCACCCTGCGTCCGTGCCCTACGACCCGCGGCTGCATGAAGTGGAATGCTCGGTGTATTATCGGGACGAGTGCGTCTATCAGAAAAGCTTTTCTGGGGATGATACGCAACCGGCAGAGGTGGATGGGAGCGGAGCGGGGCCCCTAGCCACCTACACCCCAGAGAACCTTTTGAACAAGTGCAAACCCGGTGACCTGGTGGAGTTTGTGTGTCAGGCCCAGTACCCTCATTGGGTGGTGTACATCGGCGATTTCCAAGTGGTGCATCTGCACAGGATGGAAGTCGTGAACGGCTTCCTGACGGATGCCAGCCAGGGCAGGCGGGGGCGCATCGCCAACCAGCTGTACCGTTACAAGCCGCTCAGCCCGGCCGCGGTGGTGCAGAACGCTTTGGACCAGGTAGGGTGCAAAGACCAGGATCTCAGCTGGAGGAACTCGGAATGTTTTGCCGCCTGGTGCCGCTACGGCAAGCGCGAGTTCAAAATCGGCGGGGAGCTCCGCATCGGCAAGCAGCCCTACCGGCTGCAGATCCGGCTGGGCGACAAGCGAAGCCACACGCTGGAGTTCCAGAGCCTGGAGGATCTCAttatggagaagaggaggaacgACCAAATCGGCCGGGCGGCCGTGATCCAAGAGCTCTCCAGCCACCTGCAGCCGGCCGAGGAGGAAGACCGTCCCGATCCGGGCGCCCAGACTGCTGCCGAGTAG